In one Dehalococcoidia bacterium genomic region, the following are encoded:
- the atpE gene encoding ATP synthase F0 subunit C: protein MTDAGLRQLAAALAIGLGTLGPGLAIGLLAAKAMEALGRNPEAQPAIQVNMILGIVFAEAIAIYALVVALLIKFV from the coding sequence ATGACGGATGCTGGTCTTCGACAACTGGCGGCGGCGCTAGCTATCGGTTTGGGCACGCTAGGCCCGGGCTTGGCCATTGGCCTGCTGGCCGCGAAGGCAATGGAAGCCCTGGGACGCAACCCGGAGGCGCAGCCCGCCATCCAGGTCAACATGATCCTGGGCATCGTCTTCGCGGAAGCCATCGCGATTTACGCGCTGGTCGTGGCGCTTCTGATCAAGTTCGTGTAG
- a CDS encoding F0F1 ATP synthase subunit A, whose protein sequence is MGGLLSTTKGKLLLVLAVLGLVAAGFIFLKGPIPHIDPAAEWVFQAGSLRFTNSIMASWVTVVVLAVFAILVTRRMRLVPRGVQNLLETFIETMLNFVEGVAGKKWGRRFFPVVMTIFLFVLVSNWMGLLPGFGTIGVVRDAQVQFGKEKAEEVHATSFTTVNVAGLDVALMLPGGEAAEKPKEASEHGAPASGEAAHAKPILVPFFRSANTDLNTPLALALVALVFIEMWGFQSLGPMYLSKFFNVRRLLRGEIFNGIIDLAIGLLEIVSELARVISFTFRLFGNVFAGEVLLIVITFLVPLVFVLVFYGLELFVGFMQAFVFAFLTLIFGVMAVASHGEDHKGHHEGGEAAEAHH, encoded by the coding sequence GTGGGCGGTCTGCTCTCCACCACGAAGGGCAAACTTCTGCTCGTCCTCGCAGTCCTCGGATTGGTTGCCGCGGGCTTCATCTTCCTTAAAGGCCCTATCCCCCACATTGACCCCGCCGCCGAATGGGTCTTCCAGGCCGGCAGCCTGCGCTTCACGAACAGCATCATGGCCTCCTGGGTAACCGTCGTCGTCCTTGCGGTTTTCGCCATTCTGGTGACCCGGCGCATGCGGCTCGTGCCCCGTGGCGTCCAGAATCTCCTTGAGACCTTTATCGAGACGATGCTGAACTTCGTCGAGGGCGTCGCGGGCAAGAAGTGGGGCCGCCGGTTCTTCCCCGTGGTGATGACCATCTTCCTCTTCGTTCTGGTCTCCAACTGGATGGGCCTGCTCCCCGGCTTCGGCACCATCGGGGTCGTGCGGGACGCGCAGGTCCAGTTCGGGAAGGAGAAAGCCGAGGAGGTGCACGCCACGTCTTTCACCACGGTGAACGTGGCGGGCTTGGACGTGGCGCTCATGCTGCCCGGCGGCGAGGCCGCCGAGAAGCCGAAGGAGGCGTCCGAGCACGGTGCGCCCGCGTCCGGCGAGGCTGCCCATGCGAAACCCATCCTGGTGCCGTTCTTTCGCAGCGCCAACACGGACTTGAACACGCCGCTGGCCCTGGCCCTGGTGGCCCTGGTCTTCATCGAGATGTGGGGGTTCCAGTCCCTCGGCCCCATGTACCTGTCCAAATTCTTCAACGTGCGCAGGCTCCTCCGGGGGGAGATATTCAATGGCATCATAGACTTGGCCATCGGCCTCCTGGAGATTGTCAGCGAGCTTGCCCGCGTCATCAGCTTCACCTTCCGACTTTTCGGCAACGTCTTCGCGGGCGAGGTCCTTCTCATCGTTATCACGTTCCTGGTGCCCCTGGTCTTTGTCCTGGTGTTCTACGGTCTGGAGTTGTTCGTCGGTTTCATGCAGGCCTTCGTGTTCGCCTTCCTTACCCTCATCTTCGGTGTGATGGCGGTGGCAAGCCACGGAGAGGACCACAAGGGCCATCACGAGGGCGGCGAGGCGGCGGAGGCCCATCACTAG
- a CDS encoding AtpZ/AtpI family protein: MDWDRARSALRYIGLGWYVAICLVAGLVLGLWADDWLGTRPLFMLVGLFLGIAGAFLGLIRVISRVVKGDNSAGGKAKENK, translated from the coding sequence GTGGACTGGGATAGAGCCCGGAGTGCGCTCCGCTACATAGGCCTCGGATGGTACGTCGCGATATGCCTTGTGGCGGGCTTGGTGCTGGGGCTCTGGGCTGATGACTGGCTCGGTACGCGGCCCCTGTTTATGCTGGTGGGCCTTTTCCTCGGAATCGCAGGGGCTTTCCTGGGACTGATACGAGTGATCTCCCGTGTTGTAAAGGGGGATAACTCCGCCGGTGGCAAGGCGAAGGAGAACAAGTAG
- a CDS encoding DUF4129 domain-containing protein, producing MRNSLTQLLRVAHSVRGRLGSQGFITSAVLTASALIMETLAVYPWVLWFSTWDSLGWAGPPLTFLLSIGLMGLACGATRYALSRRWGVGAARVAILVSAVLALVLAVRLRHGAGYLLWDMHWLEYVSTHASVIIGALVFGVYLVWRGIVLGRETLAFDGLYRTFLIGLSGLVCLMVLWRIFGGRVFAGASPVAGAYIAGYFLAALVALALSNFLAVQEEIKRRQEIPDYLARRWLALLVGAALAIVLMGIGLASIVSFDLIAFLTQPLGVLADGLLLVVLYAIGFPLGIVVALLEFVLRFLVSLLRGGRTPEPFQPPDFSDMRRLTEGQQPRSLPPELLLLAKWGLVAALSALVLYLLARAVFRYWSRREEEGIEEINESLWTWENFRNDVKGLLRAFLARFQRKNKGGGSRRGPHAASNLAEDQQDLDVREIYRRLLWVGEQAGIVRAREETPYEYHVRMSQALPVENDALKSVTEAYVRVRYGHQPPGPQALVNLNSMWRRIRGAIQRLGKDDKPS from the coding sequence ATGCGCAATAGTCTCACACAACTTCTGCGCGTAGCGCATTCAGTCCGTGGGCGACTCGGGAGCCAGGGATTCATCACCTCCGCGGTCCTCACGGCGAGCGCTCTCATCATGGAGACGCTGGCTGTGTATCCGTGGGTGCTCTGGTTCAGCACATGGGACTCGCTGGGCTGGGCGGGCCCTCCGTTGACCTTCTTGCTCTCCATTGGTTTGATGGGGTTAGCGTGCGGCGCCACTCGGTACGCCCTGTCTCGGCGCTGGGGCGTTGGCGCGGCGCGCGTCGCCATCCTGGTCAGCGCTGTCCTGGCGCTTGTGCTTGCTGTGCGTCTGCGGCACGGCGCGGGCTACCTTCTCTGGGACATGCACTGGCTGGAATACGTTAGTACTCACGCCTCCGTCATCATAGGCGCCCTCGTATTCGGCGTGTACTTAGTGTGGCGGGGGATCGTTTTGGGCAGGGAAACCCTCGCGTTTGATGGATTGTATAGGACGTTTCTGATCGGTCTAAGCGGCCTGGTCTGCCTCATGGTCCTTTGGCGCATCTTCGGTGGGCGTGTATTCGCGGGAGCGTCGCCCGTGGCGGGGGCCTACATTGCCGGTTACTTTCTCGCAGCCCTGGTGGCGCTGGCGCTCAGCAACTTCCTCGCGGTACAGGAGGAGATAAAACGCCGTCAGGAGATTCCCGATTACCTGGCTCGGCGCTGGCTGGCGCTTCTCGTCGGCGCGGCCCTCGCGATAGTACTCATGGGCATAGGGCTGGCCAGCATTGTCTCCTTTGACCTGATTGCTTTCCTGACGCAGCCCTTGGGCGTGCTCGCGGACGGGTTGCTTCTCGTCGTGTTATATGCCATCGGCTTTCCATTGGGGATTGTCGTCGCTTTGTTGGAATTTGTGCTGCGTTTCCTGGTCAGTCTGCTTAGAGGAGGCAGGACGCCAGAGCCATTCCAGCCGCCCGACTTTTCCGACATGCGACGTCTTACGGAGGGGCAGCAGCCACGCTCTCTTCCCCCCGAATTGCTTCTGCTTGCAAAATGGGGCCTTGTAGCGGCTCTGAGCGCCCTGGTCCTGTACCTTCTGGCGCGGGCGGTCTTCCGGTATTGGAGCCGTCGTGAGGAGGAAGGCATCGAGGAGATCAATGAGTCGCTGTGGACGTGGGAAAATTTCAGGAATGATGTCAAGGGCCTATTGCGCGCCTTCCTGGCCCGTTTTCAACGAAAGAACAAAGGTGGCGGGTCCAGACGCGGGCCGCACGCGGCGAGCAACCTGGCGGAAGACCAGCAAGACCTGGACGTGCGGGAAATATATCGTCGTCTGCTTTGGGTTGGCGAGCAGGCGGGAATAGTACGAGCGCGAGAGGAAACTCCCTACGAGTATCACGTCAGGATGTCCCAGGCGCTTCCTGTGGAGAACGATGCGCTGAAGTCTGTAACAGAGGCGTATGTCCGGGTCCGGTACGGGCATCAGCCGCCAGGTCCGCAGGCCCTTGTCAATCTGAATAGTATGTGGAGACGTATACGTGGCGCCATTCAGCGCCTGGGCAAGGACGACAAGCCTTCCTGA
- a CDS encoding DUF58 domain-containing protein, translated as MMGDAWFLVSILLFLGAAVLRQAPLLLIALLFLITGGVARLWARFVFERVEYRRHLSAARAFWGEEVTLEVGVANRKLLPMPWLQITEEVPRDVTFITSKVYPSDQPTRAILSQFLSLGAYHRRVRRYRFSCPRRGYFAFGPTRVRSGDLFGFFQKDMTFPDADHLLVYPKIVPLDNLGIPSKDPFGDLRVRRHLFQDPVRVVTTRDYAAGDPQRYIHWKASARTGRLQSKVFEPTTTVDFGLFLDVRTLKYPLWGVVEQRLEVGVLAAASLAKFAVDNGFRVGLYANQFYQHSNHLIKLPPSSHPDQFLQVLEALAHVSPYEMVSMSQLVEQEARSLPWGATLVVISAAPTEALLASMLRFRRAGRRVALVHVGDETPLPSLDGLTVYHVSDDVYWREMADVHLEPKV; from the coding sequence ATGATGGGTGATGCCTGGTTTCTGGTCAGCATTCTGCTTTTCCTGGGGGCCGCTGTCCTGCGTCAGGCCCCGCTCCTGCTTATCGCGCTGCTCTTTCTCATAACTGGCGGCGTCGCTCGTCTCTGGGCCCGCTTCGTTTTCGAGCGCGTGGAGTACAGGCGCCACCTCAGCGCCGCCCGGGCGTTTTGGGGAGAGGAGGTGACGCTTGAGGTCGGCGTTGCGAACAGGAAGCTTCTCCCGATGCCCTGGCTTCAGATAACCGAGGAGGTGCCCAGGGACGTCACGTTCATCACGAGCAAGGTCTATCCCTCTGATCAGCCGACACGCGCCATCCTGTCGCAGTTTCTCTCTCTGGGCGCTTACCACCGTCGCGTCCGCCGGTATCGCTTCAGTTGTCCGCGCCGGGGGTACTTCGCGTTCGGGCCAACGCGCGTCCGGTCGGGTGACCTGTTCGGCTTCTTCCAAAAGGATATGACGTTCCCCGACGCCGATCACCTGCTGGTCTATCCAAAGATTGTTCCACTGGACAACCTGGGGATTCCGTCCAAAGACCCCTTCGGAGACCTGCGTGTAAGACGCCACCTCTTTCAGGACCCCGTTCGCGTCGTCACCACCAGGGACTATGCGGCAGGCGACCCGCAACGCTATATCCATTGGAAGGCGTCTGCCCGCACGGGGCGTCTGCAGTCGAAGGTATTCGAGCCGACGACAACCGTGGACTTTGGCCTATTCCTGGATGTGCGGACGTTGAAGTACCCGCTATGGGGGGTCGTGGAGCAACGACTGGAGGTCGGCGTTCTTGCGGCCGCATCTCTCGCCAAGTTCGCGGTGGACAACGGTTTTCGGGTGGGTCTCTACGCGAACCAGTTCTACCAGCATTCCAACCACCTGATAAAGCTCCCGCCTTCGAGCCACCCCGACCAGTTTCTCCAGGTCCTCGAGGCGCTTGCCCATGTCTCTCCCTATGAAATGGTGAGCATGAGTCAGCTTGTCGAGCAGGAAGCTCGCTCCCTTCCCTGGGGCGCGACGCTGGTGGTTATTTCAGCCGCGCCGACGGAGGCGTTGCTGGCCTCCATGCTCAGATTCCGGCGCGCGGGCCGTCGAGTAGCCCTGGTGCATGTGGGCGACGAAACGCCGTTGCCTTCGCTGGACGGTCTCACCGTGTATCACGTCTCAGACGATGTGTACTGGCGCGAGATGGCGGACGTGCACCTTGAGCCTAAGGTCTAG
- a CDS encoding MoxR family ATPase, whose protein sequence is MVTTGIEQIGGAAASVRQSIEKVIVGKSPTVELVLVAILCEGHVLIEDVPGTGKTLLARTVARSLGCTFHRIQCTPDLLPSDVTGTHVFNQQSGGFEFRPGPVFAQIVLADEINRATPRTQSAFLEAMEERQVTVEGVTKLLPRPFLVLATQNPIELEGTFPLPEAQMDRFLLRLRMGYPSADEDRTLLARFRQANPLQSLRPVVSAEGLLPLQEACRAVLVDPDVEGYLIKLVHATRQHPQTELGASPRAMLGLYRASQTLAAIRGRAYVIPDDVKCLVPFVLGHRVIAKAQSRLKGHTSDEIIQDVLKSTPVPLEDAGGQKSGS, encoded by the coding sequence ATGGTCACAACAGGGATTGAGCAGATTGGCGGCGCAGCTGCTTCCGTACGCCAGAGCATCGAAAAGGTCATCGTGGGGAAAAGCCCAACAGTGGAGCTTGTCCTTGTCGCTATACTGTGCGAGGGCCATGTGCTCATCGAGGACGTCCCGGGGACTGGCAAGACCCTGCTGGCCCGGACTGTCGCCCGTTCCCTGGGATGCACGTTTCACCGCATCCAGTGCACTCCCGACCTATTGCCGTCGGACGTCACCGGGACGCATGTGTTCAATCAGCAGTCGGGTGGGTTTGAATTCCGGCCAGGCCCCGTTTTTGCCCAGATTGTGCTGGCGGACGAAATCAACCGTGCGACGCCCCGTACGCAGTCCGCGTTTCTGGAGGCGATGGAGGAGCGGCAGGTCACCGTGGAAGGGGTAACCAAGCTCCTGCCCCGCCCGTTCCTCGTACTCGCCACGCAGAATCCGATTGAATTGGAGGGCACCTTCCCGTTGCCGGAGGCGCAGATGGACCGCTTCCTCCTGCGTCTGCGCATGGGCTACCCCAGCGCCGATGAGGACAGGACCCTCCTGGCGCGCTTCCGGCAGGCTAACCCGTTGCAGAGCCTGCGCCCCGTTGTCTCGGCGGAAGGGCTTCTTCCGTTGCAGGAAGCATGCCGCGCGGTCCTCGTTGACCCGGACGTGGAGGGATACCTTATCAAGCTGGTGCACGCGACCAGGCAGCATCCCCAGACAGAGTTGGGGGCGAGTCCGCGAGCGATGCTGGGTCTCTACCGCGCAAGTCAGACTTTGGCGGCCATACGGGGACGCGCATACGTCATCCCCGACGATGTGAAATGCCTGGTGCCGTTTGTGCTGGGCCACCGGGTCATCGCCAAGGCGCAGAGTCGTCTCAAGGGGCACACGTCTGACGAAATAATTCAGGATGTTTTGAAGAGCACTCCCGTGCCGCTGGAGGACGCTGGCGGGCAAAAGAGCGGGTCGTAG
- a CDS encoding ATP-binding protein yields the protein MEHLQRLVEHLLALTRLDRGGDLPKATVDLAPLLYDMADEIGALANAAGLALHVEVPPHLPPVRVNVDAMRSVVRNLLDNAIQYTPTGGNVTLRARERDGGAEVSVLDTGQGIPPESLPRIWERFYRVDTARSRRQGGAGLGLALVRAIVEAHGGRVGVESELGKGSAFTLWLPAAEGPARPA from the coding sequence GTGGAGCACCTGCAGCGGCTGGTGGAGCACCTGCTGGCGCTGACGCGGCTGGACCGCGGCGGAGATCTGCCCAAAGCAACTGTGGACCTCGCTCCGTTGCTGTACGATATGGCGGACGAGATCGGCGCTCTTGCGAATGCGGCGGGACTGGCGCTGCACGTTGAAGTGCCACCCCATTTGCCACCAGTACGGGTGAATGTGGACGCCATGCGCTCCGTGGTCCGCAACTTGCTGGACAACGCTATTCAATACACGCCAACCGGTGGCAACGTCACGCTGCGCGCCAGGGAGAGGGACGGCGGCGCCGAGGTCTCCGTCCTGGATACCGGCCAGGGCATACCGCCGGAGAGCCTGCCGCGCATCTGGGAGAGGTTCTACCGAGTGGACACGGCGCGCTCAAGGCGGCAGGGTGGCGCGGGCCTGGGACTGGCGCTGGTGCGCGCGATCGTGGAAGCGCACGGTGGACGCGTGGGCGTGGAGAGCGAGCTGGGCAAGGGCAGCGCATTCACACTATGGCTGCCGGCCGCTGAGGGGCCTGCCAGGCCCGCGTGA
- a CDS encoding HAMP domain-containing protein translates to MRFDIRPDSDGQEHLFVAAPVYHDERRIAGVVQLSVPTAPLYAEIGGIWTGLALAGGVALLATTLASVLLARQIARPVGKLTGVTEAMAGGDLPQRVRPDGPDEIERLGRAFNRMAEQVQDMLACQQGFVADAPMSCGRR, encoded by the coding sequence GTGCGTTTCGACATTCGGCCCGATTCTGACGGTCAGGAACACCTCTTTGTAGCCGCGCCGGTCTATCACGATGAGCGGAGGATCGCGGGCGTCGTTCAACTCTCCGTCCCGACGGCCCCGCTTTACGCGGAGATTGGCGGAATATGGACGGGCCTAGCGCTGGCGGGCGGCGTCGCGCTCCTGGCGACAACCCTCGCCAGCGTGCTGCTGGCCCGGCAGATAGCCAGACCGGTGGGGAAGCTTACGGGCGTGACGGAGGCGATGGCCGGCGGCGACCTGCCCCAGCGCGTGCGGCCTGACGGGCCGGACGAGATTGAACGGCTCGGCAGGGCGTTCAATCGCATGGCGGAACAGGTGCAGGATATGCTGGCGTGCCAGCAGGGATTCGTCGCGGACGCGCCCATGAGCTGCGGACGCCGCTGA
- the rpsU gene encoding 30S ribosomal protein S21, translating into MDVTLREGETQESLLKRFTTKVQRSGILREAKSKRFFVSKGEAAREKQRRAARRRSRVRRSE; encoded by the coding sequence TTGGACGTTACATTGCGCGAAGGCGAGACCCAGGAGAGTCTGCTCAAGCGATTCACTACCAAGGTCCAGCGCTCCGGCATCCTGCGGGAGGCGAAGAGCAAGCGTTTCTTCGTCTCCAAGGGTGAGGCCGCCCGCGAGAAGCAGCGCCGGGCCGCGCGCCGCCGCAGCCGCGTCCGCCGGTCCGAATAG
- a CDS encoding zinc-ribbon domain containing protein, producing MSYTDKTLTCSDCGATFSFSASEQELFAQRGYTNEPKRCPTCRDARKAQRGDSGGGGGYGDRPARREMFPAVCATCGKQTQVPFQPRGTKPVYCSDCFRKTQQTSYR from the coding sequence ATGAGCTACACCGACAAGACGCTTACTTGCTCCGACTGCGGCGCGACGTTTTCGTTTAGCGCCAGCGAGCAGGAACTGTTTGCGCAGCGCGGCTACACGAACGAGCCCAAGCGGTGCCCGACGTGTCGCGACGCCCGCAAGGCGCAGCGCGGCGACAGTGGTGGTGGCGGCGGCTACGGGGATCGGCCCGCCCGGCGCGAAATGTTCCCTGCTGTCTGCGCCACGTGCGGCAAGCAGACGCAGGTCCCGTTCCAGCCCCGCGGCACCAAGCCCGTGTACTGCAGCGACTGTTTTCGCAAGACCCAGCAGACATCCTACCGCTAG
- a CDS encoding SDR family oxidoreductase, with amino-acid sequence MGERLKGKVAVVTGAGRGIGRGIALLMAAEGAKVVVNDAGVAPDGTGADSSVANAVVEEIRKKGGTAVANHDNVASLKNAEHIIKMAVDSFGRIDILVNNAGILRDRMIFNMTEEEWDAVIAVHLKGNFACTKFASILMRQQKYGRIVCMSSTSGLYGNPGQANYGAAKDGIAGLVRTAARDLGRYGVTINAVAPSADTRLTATISDKSREMQQKAGIVSAVATERNYPRPPEAIAPLVTWLCTDAASHVNGNLFYAAGGVYSLLNNPAPARTIQKQGRWTFDEIKELFPSTLGMDMTNPAPPAAPR; translated from the coding sequence ATGGGTGAGCGACTGAAGGGTAAAGTGGCCGTGGTCACGGGCGCGGGACGCGGCATTGGCCGGGGAATCGCCCTGCTCATGGCCGCGGAAGGCGCCAAGGTGGTGGTCAACGACGCGGGCGTCGCTCCGGATGGCACCGGCGCCGATAGCTCGGTGGCCAACGCGGTGGTAGAGGAGATACGCAAGAAGGGCGGCACGGCAGTCGCCAACCACGACAACGTGGCCTCTCTCAAGAACGCCGAGCACATCATTAAGATGGCTGTGGACAGCTTTGGCCGCATTGACATCCTGGTCAACAACGCTGGCATCCTGCGCGACCGCATGATATTCAACATGACCGAAGAGGAATGGGACGCGGTCATAGCGGTCCACCTGAAGGGCAACTTCGCCTGCACCAAGTTCGCCTCCATCCTCATGCGGCAGCAGAAGTATGGGCGCATCGTCTGCATGTCCTCCACCTCCGGCCTTTACGGCAACCCGGGCCAGGCCAACTACGGCGCCGCCAAGGACGGCATCGCCGGACTGGTGCGCACCGCCGCGCGGGACCTGGGCCGGTACGGCGTCACCATTAACGCCGTGGCGCCGTCCGCCGACACGCGTCTGACCGCGACCATCAGCGACAAGTCGCGGGAGATGCAGCAGAAGGCGGGCATCGTGAGCGCAGTGGCGACGGAGCGCAACTACCCGCGTCCGCCGGAGGCGATCGCCCCGCTGGTGACCTGGCTGTGCACGGACGCCGCGTCGCACGTCAACGGCAACCTATTCTACGCCGCCGGCGGCGTGTACTCCCTGCTGAACAACCCCGCGCCGGCCAGGACCATCCAGAAGCAGGGCCGGTGGACCTTCGACGAGATCAAGGAGTTGTTTCCCAGCACATTGGGCATGGACATGACTAACCCCGCGCCTCCGGCCGCTCCCCGGTAA
- a CDS encoding SDR family oxidoreductase: MAEQPLKGKSAIVTGAGRGVGRGIALALASLGARVVVCDLGGNVDGTGASSGPASEVAEEIRKRGGEAIANFDDVAVMANAEKLIKQAVDKWGRLDALVTCAGILRDRMIFNMTEEEWDAVIRVHLKGTFACVKFASIVMRQQRSGSIVTITSTSGLYGNPGQANYASAKSGIAGLTKVAARDLGRYGVRVNAVSPVAATRMTITPEVMKAREMRTQMGIKREGFGDWGEPALEKLDPEDVAPIVTYLVSDLATNVNGQIFYAAGGTISLLSQPRPIKTIFKDGLWTMDEMEGIMPYTLAAGLVNPAPPPQPAPQGGAPAKR, translated from the coding sequence CGGCGCGGGCCGCGGCGTGGGCCGGGGCATCGCTCTGGCGCTGGCGTCCCTGGGAGCGCGGGTCGTAGTCTGTGACCTGGGCGGCAACGTGGACGGCACCGGCGCCTCGTCCGGTCCCGCCAGCGAAGTCGCGGAGGAAATCCGCAAGCGCGGCGGCGAGGCCATCGCCAACTTTGACGACGTGGCCGTGATGGCCAACGCGGAGAAGCTGATCAAGCAGGCGGTGGACAAGTGGGGCAGGCTGGACGCGCTGGTCACCTGCGCGGGCATCCTGCGCGACCGCATGATCTTCAACATGACCGAGGAGGAGTGGGACGCCGTCATCCGCGTCCACCTGAAGGGGACCTTCGCCTGCGTGAAGTTCGCGTCCATTGTCATGCGGCAGCAGCGCAGCGGGTCCATCGTGACTATCACTTCCACCTCCGGCCTGTATGGGAACCCCGGCCAGGCCAACTACGCCTCGGCCAAGTCGGGCATCGCCGGTCTGACCAAAGTGGCGGCGCGCGACCTGGGCCGGTACGGAGTTCGGGTGAACGCCGTGTCTCCCGTCGCGGCCACGCGCATGACCATCACGCCTGAGGTGATGAAGGCGCGGGAGATGCGCACCCAGATGGGCATCAAGCGCGAGGGCTTCGGCGACTGGGGCGAGCCAGCGCTTGAGAAGCTGGACCCTGAGGACGTCGCTCCCATCGTCACCTACCTGGTGAGCGACCTGGCGACCAACGTCAACGGCCAGATATTCTACGCCGCGGGCGGCACCATCTCCCTGCTCAGCCAGCCCCGGCCCATCAAGACCATCTTCAAGGACGGCCTGTGGACCATGGACGAGATGGAGGGCATCATGCCCTACACCCTGGCCGCGGGCCTGGTCAACCCCGCGCCGCCTCCGCAGCCCGCTCCGCAAGGCGGAGCGCCCGCCAAGCGGTAG